From Proteiniborus sp. MB09-C3, the proteins below share one genomic window:
- the rpsI gene encoding 30S ribosomal protein S9: MAKVQYYGTGRRKKSIARVRLVPGSGNITINKRDIEEYFNYDTLKVLVKEPLTITDTLDKYDALIIVNGGGFTGQAGAVRHGISRALIKADEELRPILKKAGFLTRDPRMKERKKYGLKKARRASQFSKR, from the coding sequence ATGGCTAAGGTTCAATACTACGGTACAGGTAGAAGGAAAAAATCAATAGCAAGAGTAAGATTAGTTCCAGGTTCAGGGAACATAACTATAAATAAAAGAGATATAGAAGAGTACTTTAACTATGATACATTAAAAGTATTAGTTAAAGAACCTCTTACTATAACAGATACATTAGATAAATATGATGCATTAATTATAGTTAATGGCGGTGGATTTACTGGCCAAGCAGGAGCAGTAAGACACGGAATATCAAGAGCCCTAATTAAAGCAGACGAAGAGCTAAGACCAATACTTAAGAAAGCTGGCTTCTTAACAAGAGACCCAAGAATGAAAGAAAGAAAGAAATATGGTCTTAAGAAAGCTAGAAGAGCATCACAGTTCTCAAAGAGATAA
- the truA gene encoding tRNA pseudouridine(38-40) synthase TruA — translation MRNIKLIIEYDGTNYFGWQKQPHQKTIQEAIEYSIKKITKEDVGIFGSGRTDRGVHARGQVANFFTEAKIPGEKFKDAINSVLPSDIVISHSEEVDCSFHSRYSAQGKEYRYVIYNRRIPSPLLRNYAYHVPQKLHFDLMQKASADFIGTHDFTAFMASGSSVKDTTRTIYSIHLNKNHEIIELKINGNGFLYNMVRIIAGTLVDIGIGKIDSSYISEILLSKDRKNAGHTAPPHGLYLEKVFY, via the coding sequence ATGAGAAATATTAAGCTCATAATAGAATACGATGGAACAAATTATTTTGGCTGGCAGAAGCAGCCACATCAAAAAACAATACAAGAAGCTATAGAGTATTCAATAAAAAAAATCACCAAAGAAGATGTCGGTATTTTTGGCTCTGGCAGAACTGATAGAGGAGTCCATGCAAGAGGACAGGTGGCAAACTTCTTTACTGAGGCTAAGATACCTGGTGAAAAATTCAAGGATGCTATTAACAGCGTGCTGCCTAGTGATATTGTAATAAGCCATTCAGAAGAGGTGGACTGTTCATTTCATTCAAGATATAGTGCTCAGGGAAAGGAATACAGGTATGTAATCTATAATAGAAGGATACCAAGCCCACTGTTGAGAAATTATGCATACCATGTGCCTCAGAAGCTTCACTTTGATTTAATGCAAAAAGCCTCAGCTGACTTTATTGGAACTCATGATTTTACTGCTTTCATGGCTTCAGGAAGCTCAGTAAAAGATACTACTAGGACAATATATAGCATACACTTAAACAAAAATCACGAAATAATCGAATTAAAGATAAATGGAAATGGATTTTTATATAATATGGTTAGGATTATAGCAGGCACATTAGTAGACATAGGAATAGGTAAGATTGATAGCAGCTATATTTCAGAAATATTATTATCAAAGGATAGAAAAAATGCAGGACATACTGCGCCTCCACACGGATTATATCTGGAGAAGGTATTTTACTAG
- the rplM gene encoding 50S ribosomal protein L13 gives MMKSFIAKPNEIERKWYIIDAEGKTLGRLSTEIASILRGKHKPIFTPHVDTGDYVIVINAEKIVMTGKKLEQKAYRYHTGYPGGLKEVPYSTLMEKNPEKIISLAVKGMLPKNSLGRAMFKKLKVYKGSEHKHEAQKPEVYEI, from the coding sequence ATAATGAAAAGTTTTATCGCAAAGCCTAATGAAATTGAAAGAAAATGGTATATTATTGATGCTGAAGGAAAAACACTAGGAAGACTTAGTACAGAAATTGCAAGTATATTAAGAGGAAAACATAAACCAATTTTTACACCTCATGTTGATACAGGAGATTATGTAATCGTAATCAATGCAGAAAAAATTGTAATGACAGGAAAGAAACTAGAGCAAAAGGCATATAGATACCATACTGGGTATCCAGGTGGACTTAAAGAAGTTCCATACAGCACACTAATGGAAAAAAATCCAGAAAAAATAATTAGTTTGGCAGTTAAAGGCATGCTACCTAAAAATTCTTTAGGAAGAGCTATGTTCAAGAAATTAAAAGTTTACAAAGGTTCAGAACATAAACATGAAGCTCAAAAACCTGAAGTTTATGAAATATAG
- a CDS encoding energy-coupling factor transporter transmembrane component T translates to MLKNITIGQYFPGETVIHRLDPRIKLLGTFAFIIALFFINSFYPYILVVAFILTTIKLSKVPLNYVLKGLKPLFLIISITFLINLFMTKGEILFEIGPLDVTKEGLLQATFMALRLIFLVMGTSLLTLTTSPISLTDGIERLLKPLSKIGVPAHELAMMMTIALRFIPTLLEETDKIMKAQMARGADFESGNIMNRAKSLVPLLVPLFVSAFRRADELAMAMEARCYRGGENRTRMKELKLEKVDFVALSITTVFIAIIITYRYI, encoded by the coding sequence ATGCTTAAAAATATAACTATAGGTCAATATTTTCCTGGAGAAACAGTTATTCATAGATTAGATCCTAGGATAAAGCTACTAGGAACTTTCGCTTTTATAATAGCCTTATTTTTTATTAATAGTTTTTATCCTTATATTCTTGTAGTAGCATTTATTCTGACGACAATAAAGCTGTCTAAGGTGCCTCTAAACTATGTACTTAAAGGATTAAAACCACTGTTTTTAATAATTTCAATTACATTTTTAATAAACCTGTTTATGACAAAGGGTGAAATACTTTTTGAAATCGGGCCACTAGATGTGACTAAAGAAGGGCTATTGCAAGCTACCTTTATGGCTCTGAGACTAATATTTCTAGTTATGGGAACTTCATTGCTAACTCTTACTACTTCACCAATTTCATTGACTGACGGAATAGAGAGACTATTAAAGCCTCTAAGCAAAATAGGTGTACCAGCTCATGAACTTGCTATGATGATGACTATAGCCCTTAGATTTATTCCTACTTTATTAGAGGAAACAGACAAGATAATGAAAGCTCAAATGGCAAGAGGAGCAGATTTTGAAAGCGGTAACATAATGAATAGAGCAAAGAGCTTAGTTCCACTACTAGTCCCACTTTTCGTGAGCGCATTTAGGCGTGCAGATGAGCTTGCTATGGCTATGGAGGCAAGATGCTATAGAGGTGGAGAAAATAGAACTAGAATGAAAGAACTAAAGCTAGAGAAGGTGGATTTTGTAGCATTAAGTATAACGACAGTATTTATAGCAATAATAATCACATACAGGTATATATAG